The sequence CCGTAATGCTGCTTCACCAATTGGATATTATTTATCTGTACGATCTCGGCATTCATTCTATCTGGCAGTTATGGCCGTTCATATTCGTTTTTATTGGGATTGGAAAACTTGCAGATGCACCGACCCTTTATCATATTGGCAAGGGAATCTGGTGGATATTTCTCGGACTATGGCTGTATGTTTCCCTTAACCACGTCTATGGATTGAGTTTCAGCGAAACGTGGCCGGCAATCTTGATAGCATGGGGCGTGAGTATGATGTGGGAATCGCTGACAAAAGATTCAAAGAAATTTTATAAGGAAGAACATTATGGACAACAATAAGCCTTCACTCATTTCGCCGCAATTCATTCTTGGATTGATGATTATTGGAGTCGGCATTATTTTTATGCTCGATAATCTCGATATCATTTACGCCGGAAGTATTTTGCGATATTGGCCTGCAATCCTTGTGGTATACGGTGTGACAAAAGCGTTGCAATCAAAAACCGTTTCGGGACAATTATTCGGATGGATTATTGCTGCTGTTGGTGCTTTGATGCTGCTGGATAGATTGGATTTCATCAACTTTCGAGTGTGGGATTGGTGGCCGATTATTCTGATCATTATCGGTTTGAACTTTTTGCGCGGATCATGGAAGCGAAAGAAAAACTATTCAAACAATCCGTTCCAAGATGTCTCTTCCGATTCTGATGCTTATATAAAGAACATGGCATTGATGAGCGGTGTGAAGCGAATTATTACATCAAAAGATTTTAAGGGAGGAGAGATCTCCGCGTTGATGGGTGGATGTGAGATTGATCTGCGTGATGCCGATATGAAAGGGAATGAGGCACAGATTGACGTGAATATCATTATGGGGGGAATTGAGATTCGTGTTCCGATGGGATGGGCAGTTTCTGTGGAAGCAACTCCGATTATGGGGGGTGTAGAGGATAAAACATATCCTGCAAAAGAGGGAATATCAAAAAAATTGGTTATTACCGGAAACATTATCATGGGTGGTATCGAAGTAAAAAATTAAATGAATGCATCCGATCCTCTCCGATAAAAAGAAGTTTACAATTTACCTGATTGTTTGGGGAATCCTGGGAATTATTTCGGGATTCCTCATTTCAGTGTACAACGGCCTTCATCCTCTTTTTTCCATAGGATTCTCGCTTCCCATGATGTTGTTCTACGGAGAAGTGAATTTATCAGCTTGGTATCTTTGTCGTGCTTTCCCATTGGAACGAACCTCCATTTGGAAAATTCTTCTTATTGCAACGGTTGCGGTGGTGATTGTCAGCTCAGTGTGGACATTATTGGGGTGGGGATTGATGTACAGCATGGAACAAATCTTTGCCGTAAAACTCTCACCTCTGCCGATCAACCAAACCTTGCTCATCGTCTATGTTACCGGAAAACCATTGTTCATCGGTTCGCTGGCAATCAGCTATTTGATTTCCGCATTTGAACGGACAAAAGAATCCGAACATGCTGCATACGAAGCGCGGTTGCTCGCGCAGAATGCAGAGCTGAAAGCGCTTCGGATGCAGATCGACCCGCACTTCCTTTTCAACAGTCTGAATTCCATCAGTGCGTTAATAACGACGAATGCGGAATTGGCGAGGACAATGACCACGACATTGGCCGATTTTTTCCGGAAGTCTCTTTCCTACGGTGCGAAAGAAACCATTTCGTTGAAAGAAGAACTTTCTCTTCTGCATCATTATCTTGATATTGAAAAGATCCGATTCGGAAAGCGACTTCATGTGGATGAAACAATTGATCCGGAAACTCTTGCTGATCATATTCCACCGTTATTACTTCAACCATTGGTAGAGAACGCGATTAAGCATGGGATTTCAAATAGTATTGACGGCGGTACCATTTCACTCTTAACGCAGAAGAAGAACGATCGTCTTTTCATCACGATTGAAAATTCCATTGATGCTGATATGCCAAAAAGACAAGGGGCGGGAATGGGAATGGAGATTGTCCGAAAACGGCTGCAGACAATCTATAATAATGACGGCGATCTGAAAATGAACTCCAGCAATGGGACATTTCAAGTAATTATATTTTTACCAAG is a genomic window of Bacteroidota bacterium containing:
- a CDS encoding DUF5668 domain-containing protein, yielding MTNIRRRRFSVQDAVVGSMLIIFGTVMLLHQLDIIYLYDLGIHSIWQLWPFIFVFIGIGKLADAPTLYHIGKGIWWIFLGLWLYVSLNHVYGLSFSETWPAILIAWGVSMMWESLTKDSKKFYKEEHYGQQ
- a CDS encoding DUF5668 domain-containing protein → MDNNKPSLISPQFILGLMIIGVGIIFMLDNLDIIYAGSILRYWPAILVVYGVTKALQSKTVSGQLFGWIIAAVGALMLLDRLDFINFRVWDWWPIILIIIGLNFLRGSWKRKKNYSNNPFQDVSSDSDAYIKNMALMSGVKRIITSKDFKGGEISALMGGCEIDLRDADMKGNEAQIDVNIIMGGIEIRVPMGWAVSVEATPIMGGVEDKTYPAKEGISKKLVITGNIIMGGIEVKN
- a CDS encoding histidine kinase translates to MHPILSDKKKFTIYLIVWGILGIISGFLISVYNGLHPLFSIGFSLPMMLFYGEVNLSAWYLCRAFPLERTSIWKILLIATVAVVIVSSVWTLLGWGLMYSMEQIFAVKLSPLPINQTLLIVYVTGKPLFIGSLAISYLISAFERTKESEHAAYEARLLAQNAELKALRMQIDPHFLFNSLNSISALITTNAELARTMTTTLADFFRKSLSYGAKETISLKEELSLLHHYLDIEKIRFGKRLHVDETIDPETLADHIPPLLLQPLVENAIKHGISNSIDGGTISLLTQKKNDRLFITIENSIDADMPKRQGAGMGMEIVRKRLQTIYNNDGDLKMNSSNGTFQVIIFLPSTSRK